A genomic window from Flavobacterium azooxidireducens includes:
- a CDS encoding SAM-dependent methyltransferase, whose amino-acid sequence MKPITFLGKLYLIPTTLGEVAPDDVLPQTVKRAIDFINDYVVENEKTARKFIKSINPEKVQANLRINVLNKHTEISEHNVMIKPCLEGRNVGLMSEAGCPGVADPGAVIVKLAHEKGIQVVPLVGPSSILLALMGSGMNGQSFAFNGYLPIDKSEKKSALKNLERLSFEKNQAQLFIETPYRNNKLLEDILQSLQNSTRLCIATDITLPTEFIKTLSINDWKKTKVDLHNRPTIFIIQKS is encoded by the coding sequence ATGAAACCCATCACTTTTTTAGGAAAACTATATTTAATTCCAACCACTTTAGGTGAAGTTGCTCCTGATGATGTGCTGCCGCAAACTGTAAAAAGAGCAATAGATTTCATCAATGATTATGTGGTGGAAAACGAAAAAACTGCACGTAAATTCATCAAATCGATCAATCCTGAAAAAGTGCAAGCAAATCTCAGAATTAATGTATTGAATAAGCACACCGAGATTTCAGAACACAACGTAATGATTAAACCGTGTTTAGAAGGAAGAAATGTGGGTTTAATGAGTGAAGCAGGTTGCCCAGGTGTTGCCGATCCGGGAGCTGTAATTGTAAAATTAGCTCACGAAAAAGGAATTCAAGTAGTGCCTTTGGTTGGACCATCTTCTATCCTACTCGCTTTAATGGGTTCCGGAATGAACGGACAAAGTTTTGCCTTCAATGGCTATTTGCCAATTGATAAAAGTGAAAAGAAATCAGCCTTAAAAAATTTGGAAAGATTATCGTTCGAAAAAAATCAGGCTCAGCTATTTATTGAAACTCCTTATCGTAACAACAAATTATTAGAAGATATTTTGCAATCGCTTCAAAATTCTACTCGACTTTGTATTGCAACGGATATTACTTTACCAACCGAATTCATTAAAACACTTTCTATAAACGACTGGAAAAAAACAAAGGTCGATTTACACAACCGACCTACTATTTTTATTATACAAAAATCGTAG
- a CDS encoding peptidase domain-containing ABC transporter → MSNFPFYKQPDSKDCGPTCLKIIAKHYGKTINIQTLRQLSETTREGSNLLLLSEAAEQIGFRTLGVKVSLEKLKEAPLPCILHWNNNHYVVLYKIKKSNYFISDPAHGLIEYNQEDFLKCWIGNNATTTTEEGIALLLETTPKFYQESFEKEENKSFGFQFLFQYVFKYKSFLIQLAIGLLAGSLLQLIFPFLTQSVVDVGIQNQNIHFIYLVLIAQLVLFFGKTALEFIRSWILLHLSTRINISLISDFFIKLMNLPISFFDVRMTGDIMQRINDHNRIERILTNSSLNVLFSVVNMIIMGGVLAYYNLKIFAVFFIGSFFYFLWIILFLKRRETLDYKRFAEVSQEQSKVIELINGMQEIKLHNAEKQKRWGWEYVQARLFKVSMKSLVLEQTQNIGSNFINELKNIIIIFLSAKLVIDGQITLGMMMAITAIVGNLNGPIVQLINFIREVQDAKISLVRLSEIHDKEDETANSEKQVTEIPENADIVLKDVTFRYTGSDTQVLENLILTIPANKVTAIVGVSGSGKTTLMKLLLKFYEPISGEINYANFNLNTISQKTWRSHIGTVMQEGYIFNDTIAGNIAIGVDVIDKKRLQYASDVANIKSFIDSLPLGYNTKIGAEGIGMSTGQKQRLLIARAVYKNPEMLFFDEATSALDANNEKEIIEKLDSFFKNKTVVIIAHRLSTVMNADQIVVLDKGKIIETGTHKELISLKGNYYELVKNQLQLGN, encoded by the coding sequence ATGTCAAACTTTCCCTTTTACAAACAACCCGACTCAAAAGACTGCGGTCCCACCTGCCTAAAAATAATCGCCAAGCATTATGGCAAAACAATTAATATCCAAACATTACGTCAACTTTCTGAAACTACCAGAGAAGGAAGCAATTTGTTGTTATTAAGTGAAGCAGCAGAACAAATAGGCTTTAGAACATTAGGTGTAAAAGTATCCTTAGAAAAACTTAAAGAGGCTCCATTACCTTGCATACTTCATTGGAATAACAATCATTATGTAGTACTTTATAAAATAAAAAAAAGCAACTATTTTATCTCTGATCCTGCCCACGGATTAATTGAATATAACCAAGAAGATTTTTTAAAATGCTGGATTGGAAATAATGCCACTACAACCACCGAAGAAGGTATTGCCTTGCTATTAGAAACTACACCAAAGTTTTATCAAGAATCGTTTGAAAAAGAAGAAAATAAATCCTTTGGATTTCAATTTTTATTCCAATATGTTTTTAAATACAAATCTTTTCTGATTCAATTGGCTATTGGATTGTTAGCGGGTAGTTTATTGCAGCTAATTTTTCCGTTTCTTACTCAAAGTGTAGTAGATGTTGGAATTCAAAATCAAAATATACATTTTATTTATTTGGTTTTAATCGCTCAGTTGGTTTTATTTTTTGGTAAAACGGCTTTAGAATTTATTAGAAGTTGGATTTTATTGCACTTATCAACTCGTATAAATATTTCTTTGATATCTGACTTTTTTATCAAATTAATGAACTTACCCATTTCTTTTTTTGATGTGAGAATGACCGGAGATATTATGCAACGGATCAACGATCACAACCGAATCGAACGAATTCTAACCAATTCATCACTCAACGTTTTATTTTCGGTTGTGAATATGATTATCATGGGCGGTGTTTTGGCATATTATAATTTAAAAATATTTGCTGTTTTTTTCATCGGAAGTTTTTTCTATTTTTTGTGGATTATTTTATTTTTAAAAAGAAGAGAAACGCTAGATTATAAACGTTTTGCCGAGGTAAGCCAAGAGCAAAGCAAAGTAATTGAACTCATTAACGGAATGCAAGAAATCAAATTGCACAATGCCGAAAAACAAAAACGTTGGGGCTGGGAATATGTTCAAGCACGATTATTTAAAGTTTCGATGAAGAGTTTAGTGTTGGAGCAAACGCAAAACATTGGTTCCAATTTTATAAATGAACTTAAAAATATCATTATCATTTTTCTATCTGCTAAATTGGTCATAGACGGTCAAATTACCTTAGGGATGATGATGGCCATTACCGCAATTGTTGGAAATCTAAACGGACCAATTGTTCAGCTTATAAATTTTATTCGCGAAGTGCAAGATGCCAAAATATCACTTGTTCGATTGTCTGAGATACATGATAAAGAAGATGAAACGGCAAATAGTGAAAAGCAAGTAACTGAAATCCCTGAAAATGCAGACATTGTTTTAAAAGATGTTACTTTTCGCTATACCGGTTCAGATACTCAAGTATTGGAGAATCTTATTCTAACGATTCCCGCAAACAAAGTCACAGCCATTGTAGGCGTGAGTGGAAGTGGTAAAACAACGCTCATGAAACTGCTTTTAAAGTTTTATGAACCTATTTCAGGTGAAATTAATTATGCAAACTTTAATTTGAATACTATTTCCCAAAAAACTTGGCGAAGTCACATCGGTACCGTGATGCAGGAAGGTTATATTTTTAACGATACAATCGCTGGAAATATAGCTATTGGAGTTGACGTTATTGATAAAAAAAGACTGCAATATGCGAGTGATGTAGCGAATATAAAATCATTTATTGACAGTTTACCATTGGGTTACAACACAAAAATTGGAGCAGAAGGAATTGGAATGAGTACAGGTCAAAAACAACGATTACTCATCGCAAGAGCTGTTTATAAAAACCCGGAGATGTTGTTTTTTGACGAAGCTACCAGTGCTTTGGATGCTAATAATGAGAAGGAAATCATTGAAAAATTAGATTCATTTTTCAAAAACAAAACCGTCGTAATTATAGCTCATCGATTGAGTACCGTAATGAATGCAGACCAAATTGTGGTTTTAGATAAAGGAAAAATCATTGAAACTGGAACGCATAAAGAGTTGATTTCTCTCAAAGGAAATTATTATGAATTAGTTAAAAATCAACTTCAATTAGGAAATTAA
- a CDS encoding HlyD family secretion protein has protein sequence MPDYKEIELRSEEVQEILTRIPHWMIRWGNLVILALLLSLFLVSWLVKYPDIIKTDIIVTTTLPPEKLVANSSGRIEKILITDRQKIEKNTPLAVIENTANYKDVFLLKAHIDSVKINADGLSFPFENLPPLQLGNIETAFALLEKEYLNYIQYKDLKPYSIDGNAQQYESKQLKERLQLLLEQKEIGQTELSLKKKELERFKLLHQKGVISAQEWETKNIDYLQQEKNIRNLSSQISQTKSSINDLNKNSQNTQVNKSKDDINLYRNTIQAFNQLKKSISDWEQAYVLRSTIAGEVTFLQVWSENQFVNIGDNVFSIIPTTHKNFVGKVKAPAQNSGKLKINQEVQIRLANYPDREFGIITGKVKSISLIPDKEGNLLLDISLPDGLQTSYQKQINFQQEMSGTADIITEDLRLIERLLYQFRDVFRR, from the coding sequence ATGCCTGACTATAAAGAAATAGAATTAAGAAGCGAGGAAGTACAAGAAATCTTAACACGAATACCTCATTGGATGATTCGATGGGGAAATCTCGTTATTTTAGCACTGCTACTTTCGTTATTTTTAGTCTCGTGGTTAGTTAAATATCCAGATATTATAAAAACTGACATCATTGTAACTACAACACTTCCACCGGAAAAGTTAGTAGCAAATAGTTCAGGAAGGATTGAGAAAATTCTAATTACTGACCGTCAGAAGATAGAAAAGAATACCCCGCTTGCGGTTATTGAAAATACGGCTAATTATAAAGATGTTTTTTTATTGAAAGCTCATATTGATTCGGTGAAAATAAATGCTGATGGTCTTTCGTTTCCTTTTGAAAATCTTCCTCCTTTGCAATTAGGAAATATCGAAACTGCTTTTGCTTTATTAGAGAAAGAATATTTGAACTACATCCAATATAAAGATTTAAAACCCTATTCTATTGATGGAAACGCTCAACAATATGAATCGAAACAACTCAAAGAACGTTTACAATTGTTATTAGAACAAAAAGAAATTGGTCAAACTGAATTAAGTTTAAAAAAGAAAGAATTAGAACGTTTTAAATTGTTGCATCAAAAAGGCGTGATTTCAGCACAAGAATGGGAAACCAAAAATATTGATTACCTGCAACAGGAGAAAAATATCAGAAATCTATCTTCACAAATTTCTCAAACAAAATCATCCATCAATGATTTGAATAAAAATAGTCAAAATACTCAAGTAAATAAATCAAAAGATGATATCAACCTTTACCGAAATACAATCCAAGCCTTTAATCAACTCAAAAAATCAATTTCAGATTGGGAGCAAGCATATGTTTTGCGATCCACAATAGCAGGTGAAGTAACCTTTTTGCAAGTTTGGTCAGAAAATCAATTTGTAAATATTGGTGATAATGTGTTTTCTATTATTCCTACAACTCATAAAAATTTTGTTGGAAAAGTAAAGGCACCTGCTCAAAATTCAGGAAAATTAAAAATTAATCAGGAAGTTCAAATCAGATTAGCCAATTATCCCGACAGAGAATTTGGAATTATAACAGGGAAAGTAAAATCAATTTCGTTAATTCCAGACAAGGAAGGTAATTTATTGCTTGATATTTCTTTACCCGATGGTTTGCAAACTTCATATCAAAAACAAATCAACTTTCAACAAGAAATGTCTGGAACAGCAGACATCATTACAGAAGATTTAAGATTAATCGAACGTCTTTTATATCAATTTAGGGATGTTTTTAGACGCTAA
- a CDS encoding TlpA family protein disulfide reductase, which translates to MDFTKKLLLSNVFRIIIFLLFVHNVNYAQIDPSFKPKETYSSILKKYEGKVIYVDFWASWCAPCRKEIKKMKEIKKEYPPEDVIFLYITMDLNKEDCEKAIKKDGIIESDRNYYIIEIEKDELFKKIKPKNEIPFYLIYNKKGELVNSDAPRPSEREKLYKEINKYLAE; encoded by the coding sequence ATGGATTTTACAAAAAAACTTTTACTTTCAAATGTATTTAGAATAATTATTTTTTTACTTTTTGTTCATAATGTTAATTATGCACAAATAGATCCATCATTTAAGCCTAAGGAAACATATAGCTCGATTCTAAAAAAGTATGAAGGAAAAGTTATCTATGTTGATTTTTGGGCAAGTTGGTGTGCTCCTTGTAGAAAGGAGATAAAAAAAATGAAAGAGATTAAGAAAGAATATCCTCCGGAAGATGTTATATTTTTATATATAACCATGGACTTAAACAAGGAAGATTGTGAAAAAGCAATAAAAAAAGACGGTATCATTGAGTCTGATAGAAATTATTATATAATTGAAATTGAAAAGGATGAGTTATTTAAAAAAATTAAACCTAAAAACGAAATCCCATTTTATTTGATTTATAATAAAAAGGGTGAGTTGGTAAATTCTGATGCACCACGACCATCGGAAAGAGAAAAGTTATACAAAGAGATAAACAAATATCTAGCAGAATAA
- a CDS encoding low molecular weight protein-tyrosine-phosphatase: MPTRILMVCLGNICRSPLAEGILASKLPKNDFLVDSAGTGHWHVGNPPDKRSILTAEKNGIDITNQRGKLFKPSFFKEYDYIYVMDTNNYADVIKMAKNEDEKMKVQLILDELFPGENVDVPDPYHGIQSNFDQVFEMLDEACDSIANKLLEKK; encoded by the coding sequence ATGCCTACTAGAATTTTAATGGTTTGTTTGGGAAACATTTGCCGTTCGCCATTGGCAGAAGGCATTTTGGCCTCTAAACTTCCCAAAAATGACTTTTTAGTTGATTCCGCCGGAACGGGTCATTGGCATGTTGGCAATCCACCTGATAAAAGATCTATACTCACGGCAGAAAAAAACGGAATTGATATCACCAATCAACGTGGGAAATTATTCAAACCTTCTTTTTTTAAAGAATATGATTATATTTATGTAATGGACACGAATAATTATGCCGATGTAATTAAAATGGCAAAAAATGAGGATGAGAAAATGAAAGTTCAACTCATTTTAGATGAACTTTTTCCCGGTGAAAATGTCGATGTTCCAGATCCATACCACGGTATTCAAAGTAATTTTGATCAGGTTTTTGAAATGTTAGACGAGGCTTGTGATAGCATTGCGAATAAGCTTTTAGAAAAGAAATAA
- the dnaA gene encoding chromosomal replication initiator protein DnaA, producing MSKTAESVWENCLSFIKDNIQEQAYKTWFEPIKSVELTDNALYIQVPSKFFYEWLEEHYVKLLKVALTKELGKNAKLLYKIKMENTYGNKQPFTEQLPSAHRSPVKPQDVDAPFKNLSPELKNPFVIPGIRNLKIESQLNANYSFDNFLEGDSNRLARSAGMAVANKPGGTSFNPLLIFGGVGLGKTHLAHAIGVEIKDKYPDKTVLYISAEVFTQQYIDSVKKNTRNDFIHFYQLIDVLIIDDVQFLSGKSGTQDVFFHIFNFLHQNGKQVILTSDKAPVDMQDIEQRLLSRFKWGLSAELHQPDYETRISILKNILYRDGVEMPDEIIEYVARNIKSNVRELEGAIISLIAQSSFNKKEVTLELAKGVVEKFVKNVKREISIDYIQKVVSDYFQLDIDTLQSKTRKRHVVQARQLAMFFAKKFTKASLANIGSQIGDRDHATVLHACKTVDNLVTTDKQFRKFVEDIHKKLSL from the coding sequence ATGAGCAAAACTGCGGAATCGGTATGGGAGAACTGTCTATCATTTATAAAGGACAATATTCAGGAGCAAGCTTACAAAACTTGGTTCGAACCGATTAAGTCAGTGGAACTCACAGACAATGCTTTATACATTCAAGTACCAAGCAAATTTTTCTATGAATGGTTAGAGGAACACTATGTAAAATTACTTAAAGTGGCCTTGACCAAAGAACTTGGAAAAAACGCAAAGTTACTGTATAAAATTAAAATGGAAAACACTTACGGCAATAAACAACCGTTTACGGAACAATTGCCAAGTGCCCATCGTAGTCCGGTTAAACCACAAGACGTAGACGCTCCCTTTAAAAACCTAAGTCCAGAACTTAAAAACCCTTTTGTAATTCCGGGAATCCGTAATTTAAAAATCGAATCACAATTAAATGCCAATTACAGCTTTGATAACTTTTTAGAAGGAGATTCAAACCGATTAGCCCGTTCTGCCGGTATGGCGGTGGCCAACAAGCCGGGTGGGACTTCTTTTAATCCATTATTAATTTTTGGTGGTGTTGGTTTAGGAAAAACACACTTAGCTCATGCAATTGGCGTAGAAATCAAAGATAAATATCCGGATAAAACGGTTTTATATATTTCTGCTGAAGTTTTCACACAACAATATATAGATTCGGTTAAGAAGAATACTCGAAATGATTTCATTCATTTTTATCAATTAATTGATGTGTTGATTATTGATGATGTGCAGTTCTTATCAGGAAAATCAGGAACGCAAGATGTATTTTTTCATATCTTTAACTTCTTACATCAAAACGGAAAACAGGTTATTTTAACCTCAGACAAAGCTCCGGTTGACATGCAGGATATTGAACAACGATTGTTGTCTCGTTTCAAATGGGGATTATCAGCAGAATTGCACCAACCTGATTATGAAACACGAATTTCAATCCTAAAAAATATTTTATATCGTGATGGTGTAGAAATGCCTGACGAAATTATAGAATATGTTGCTCGTAATATTAAATCAAATGTAAGAGAATTAGAAGGTGCTATCATCTCTTTAATTGCTCAATCTTCTTTCAATAAAAAAGAAGTTACCTTAGAATTAGCAAAAGGAGTTGTTGAGAAATTCGTTAAAAATGTAAAAAGAGAAATCTCTATCGATTATATTCAGAAAGTAGTTTCCGATTATTTTCAATTAGACATTGATACATTGCAATCCAAAACCAGAAAACGTCACGTGGTGCAAGCCAGACAATTAGCGATGTTTTTTGCTAAAAAATTCACGAAGGCTTCTTTAGCAAATATTGGTTCTCAAATTGGCGATCGCGATCACGCAACCGTTTTACACGCATGCAAAACCGTTGACAATTTGGTTACTACAGATAAACAGTTTAGAAAATTTGTGGAAGATATTCACAAAAAACTTTCCTTATAA